Below is a genomic region from Methylobacterium sp. FF17.
TGTAGCCGAGGAACGCGGTCGCCATCATCAGCAGGTAGATGATCACGCCGAGGATGTAGAGCACCTCACGGGGTGCCTTGTACGAGCCGTAGTACAGGTTCCGGAAGATGTGGACATAGACGGCGACGAAGAACATCGACGCGCCGTTGGCGTGCATGTAGCGCAGCAGCCAGCCGTAATTCACGTCGCGCATGATGTGCTCGACGGAGTTGAACGCGTTGGCGGCGGACGGGTCGTAGTGCATAGCCAGCCAGATGCCGGTGACGATCTGCGTCACCAGCATGGCGATCAGGATGGCACCGAAAGTCCAGAAGTAGTTCAGGTTCCGCGGCACCGGGAACGAAACGAAGGACGAGTGCACCAGCCCGATCAGGGGCAGGCGCGATTCGAACCACTTCGCCAGCCCGCTCTTGGGAACGTAGGTATTGCCGTGTCCGCTCATGGGGCGACCCCCTCCAAATCCTGTTTCAGGGTGTCAGGCGACGGCCTTGCCGCCCTCTTCGCCGATCCGGATCTTCGTATCCGTTTCGAAGAGGTAGGGCGGAATCGGCAGGTTCGTCGGGGCTGGGCCCCGACGGACGCGACCCGACGTGTCGTAGAGCGAGCCATGGCAAGGGCAGGACCACCCCTCGTACTGGCCCTGGTGCCCGATGGGCACGCAGCCGAGATGGGTGCAGTTGCCGTAGACGACGAGCCACTTGGCGTGGCCTTCCTTGACGCGGGCCGCATCGGCCTGCGGCTCGATGAGATCGGACATCGGCACGGCGGCTGCTTCCTTGATCTCCTTCTCCGAACGGTTGCGCACGAAGATCAGCTTGCCGCGCCAGAACACGTTGACGATCTGGCCTTCCTGGATCGGCGTCAGGTCGACTTCGAGGGGTGCACCGGCCGCGATGGTCTCGGCGTCGGGCGCCATCGAGGCGACGAAGGGCCAGGCGAGCGCACCGGCACCGACCGCGAGGCCCGCGCCCGTGGCGAGGAACATGAAATCGCGCCGGCTTCCGTCGGGGCCATCAGGGTTCGCCAAGTGTCAAACTCCAAGCAAGATTGCGCCGGGTGACCGTCGTCCCGCCCTGCGGTGATGGCCGGCGGGGACCTTAGAGGCTTTCAAAGGAATGTCAGCCCGGCGGGACGGAAACATCATCCCATTCGCTTGTGCAATGCGACCCGGCGTCACCGGAAGTCAAGCTGAGACGCCCTGCGGAACCGTGGGTTTCCCGATGTCCCGCCGGGCCGTTGCGGCGGTGCCGCGCACGGTTCCGCCGAGACATGCGTCAGTGCGGGCGGAGGGCCCGGTCCGGGCGCGCGTCATGCGTTCCCTGCGGAGCGCGGACATCCCGACACCCGCACGAGGGAGCACAATCCTGCAGCCCATGTCGCCTCCGCCCGCTTCCCTGATCGAACAGATGACGGAAGCGAGGCCGGGGTGAGACCATGGGTGGGGGACGTGACTCTGGCACTGTCCGGTGACATCGTCCCGCACGATCGCAGGTTGTGTAGACGGTGTGCCGCACCGGCACCCTGCCGTCTGTGCGCGGTCCCGCGGATCGTTTACTCCCCTGCGGATCAGCTTGGCCCTTGGGTCGGGCCAGTGCCGCCGAGAGGCTCGATGGACATCACCGATCCACAATTCGCCCTCGCCGTGCTGCAGATCGTCTGGATCGACCTGCTGCTCTCGGGGGACAACGCGGTGGTCATCGCCCTGGCGTGCCGCGCCCTACCCGAGAACCAGCGGCGAAGGGGCATTCTTCTCGGCGCCGGCACCGCCGTCCTTCTGCGCATCGTCTTCGCCCTCGTGGTTTCATCCCTGCTCGCGATCCCCTTCCTGCGGATCGTCGGCGGTGGCCTCCTGATGGTGATCGCGGTGAAGCTGGCCCTCGGCGAGGAGGAGGACGGCCCGGCGATCACCGAGAGCGATACGTTGTGGCGTGCGGTGCGGACCATCGCGATCGCGGATGCGGTCATGAGCC
It encodes:
- the petA gene encoding ubiquinol-cytochrome c reductase iron-sulfur subunit; this encodes MFLATGAGLAVGAGALAWPFVASMAPDAETIAAGAPLEVDLTPIQEGQIVNVFWRGKLIFVRNRSEKEIKEAAAVPMSDLIEPQADAARVKEGHAKWLVVYGNCTHLGCVPIGHQGQYEGWSCPCHGSLYDTSGRVRRGPAPTNLPIPPYLFETDTKIRIGEEGGKAVA
- a CDS encoding TerC family protein; the protein is MDITDPQFALAVLQIVWIDLLLSGDNAVVIALACRALPENQRRRGILLGAGTAVLLRIVFALVVSSLLAIPFLRIVGGGLLMVIAVKLALGEEEDGPAITESDTLWRAVRTIAIADAVMSLDNVVAVAAAAKGHTSLFIFGLVLSIPLIIMGASLITSLLVRFPAIVWAGAALLGWIAGEMIATDPFVATRLPHLAHAAEIGGASVAILVVIAALLLSRRRAAIRGEQRG